In the genome of Ctenopharyngodon idella isolate HZGC_01 chromosome 19, HZGC01, whole genome shotgun sequence, one region contains:
- the LOC127500693 gene encoding uncharacterized protein LOC127500693 isoform X16, which translates to MLNLLLLLCLVYHSGTATIHVTGKKGNSITLPCDFEDREILVISLNSLSKNIPVCQEKNCSGRVFKEGSCDVIIKDLIFSDAGKYILIVFYNNDQREVKRRILKYHLHIQDEISVKRGEELKMDVLLINADKVEKNSSGEWTEVWTRGHGVSSDRLNDRDGNLTINVFTVNDTGTYRVLDSEGEILITVTVTESNNTDEDKTDSEHHTVDYWILAFGLTVILVLTAVVLHKHLLRDYIQRVIRRRKEGLRSGDPEALKVYEDLCRGSVKHDQTLQDTQ; encoded by the exons GTTGaatcttctgctgctgctgtgtcTCGTCTATCATAGCG GAACTGCCACTATACATGTGACAGGAAAAAAGGGAAACAGCATCACCCTGCCATGTGATTTTGAGGACAGAGAGATTTTGGTCATTAGTTTGAACAGTTTGTCAAAAAACATCCCTGTGTGTCAGGAGAAAAACTGTAGTGGTCGAGTGTTTaaagaaggatcatgtgacgtcATCATCAAGGATCTGATCTTCAGTGACGCTGGGAAATATATTCTGATAGTCTTTTACAATAATGATCAGAGAGAAGTGAAGCGACGAATCCTGAAGTATCATCTTCATATTCAGG ATGAGATTTCTGTGAAGAGAGGAGAGGAGCTGAAGATGGATGTTCTGTTGATCAATGCTGATAAAGTGGAGAAAAACTCCAGTGGAGAGTGGACAGAGGTGTGGACGAGAGGTCACGGGGTCAGCAGTGATCGACTGAACGACAGAGATGGAAACCTGACCATTAATGTGTTTACAGTCAATGACACTGGAACATACAGAGTTCTGGACTCTGAAGGAGAAATCTTGATCACAGTCACAGTCACAG AATCGAACAACACAGATGAAGACAAAACTGACTCTGAACATCACA CTGTAGATTATTGGATTTTGGCTTTTGGACTGACTGTGATTCTGGTTCTGACTGCTGTGGTGTTACACAAACATCTGCTCAGAGATTATATTCAGCGTGTCATTAGAAGGAGGAAAGAGGGACTGAGATCAGGAGATCCAGAAGCACTGAAGGTCTATGAAGATCTCTGTCGAGGGTCTGTGAAACATGatcaaactctgcaggacacaCAGTGA